In the genome of Candidatus Nanopelagicales bacterium, one region contains:
- a CDS encoding alpha/beta fold hydrolase — MRTAPVAAGHFASGVPYLRVGEGPPLLAVSGLTPEHKNPTGFERRTELGRVALLSEHVTVYLVNRRPGIPAGTTMSDLAGDYAQAIQHELGGGPVAVHGVSTGGSLALQLAVDHPELVRRLVVVSAAYRLGPGGQQAQRDLGNSIAAGDARGAWARFGRAVAPGATGPLVAGAMWAMASQLTPDDPSDLLATIAAEDAFDVLDGLGRITAPTLVIGGERDPLYSPDLFRRTADGIPGGRLVLLRGKGHLGASAGDVTAALSLGFLLGG; from the coding sequence GTGCGCACCGCGCCGGTCGCTGCGGGGCACTTCGCGTCAGGAGTGCCGTACCTGCGTGTCGGCGAAGGACCTCCCCTGCTGGCGGTCTCCGGCCTGACCCCCGAGCACAAGAACCCGACCGGCTTCGAACGGCGGACGGAACTGGGACGGGTCGCGCTGCTGTCGGAGCACGTCACGGTGTACCTGGTGAATCGCCGCCCCGGCATCCCGGCCGGCACGACGATGTCGGACCTGGCCGGTGACTACGCGCAGGCGATCCAGCACGAGCTCGGCGGCGGACCGGTCGCGGTGCACGGCGTCTCCACGGGTGGCTCGCTGGCACTGCAGCTCGCCGTGGACCACCCGGAGCTGGTGCGGCGGCTGGTCGTCGTGTCGGCCGCGTACCGGCTCGGACCGGGCGGCCAGCAGGCGCAGCGGGACCTGGGGAACAGCATCGCGGCGGGCGACGCGCGCGGCGCCTGGGCTCGTTTCGGTCGGGCGGTGGCGCCGGGCGCGACGGGTCCGCTCGTCGCCGGAGCGATGTGGGCGATGGCGTCGCAGCTGACCCCCGACGATCCGTCCGACCTGCTGGCGACGATCGCCGCGGAGGACGCGTTCGACGTGCTGGACGGCCTCGGTCGGATCACCGCGCCCACGCTCGTCATCGGGGGTGAGCGCGACCCGCTGTACTCACCCGACCTGTTCCGGCGCACCGCCGACGGGATCCCCGGCGGACGCCTGGTCCTGCTGCGCGGCAAGGGCCACCTAGGCGCCTCGGCCGGGGACGTGACCGCCGCGCTGAGCCTCGGCTTCCTGCTCGGGGGCTGA
- a CDS encoding ubiquitin-like small modifier protein 1, with amino-acid sequence MPQTLVRLPAALADLTGGRRSLDVAADGADLRAVLDALAAEHPVLGRRLRDETGALRRYVNVYVDGVDVRGGAGLATAVAEGATIDVLPSVAGG; translated from the coding sequence ATGCCGCAGACCCTGGTCCGCCTGCCCGCGGCGCTGGCGGACCTCACCGGCGGCCGCCGCTCGCTCGACGTGGCGGCGGACGGTGCCGACCTCCGCGCGGTGCTGGACGCGCTGGCCGCCGAGCACCCCGTCCTCGGACGGCGGCTGCGGGACGAGACCGGCGCGCTGCGTCGCTACGTCAACGTCTACGTCGACGGGGTGGACGTGCGCGGCGGCGCCGGTCTCGCTACCGCGGTGGCGGAGGGCGCCACCATCGACGTCCTGCCCTCGGTCGCCGGCGGCTGA
- a CDS encoding amidase, with protein sequence METAIPPPIPGRVLDPPPKPTPEPVARLTADGGAVGTGVGVGYRTFQRFSHAQVPLLAAGTTYYLFLAMFSIITFAYGLTAALGADQISSYLTEALDQAFPGLLGDGGVDPTTLAAIGRSTSIIGAVGLLYGGSGGALAAKRSLHLIYGAPKDTRNFLLARVISLGWLLALGPLIVVSFVSSTLLTNLSDTLLEFFDIQWEGPGFLLTALAVALTLVVDFVIVYLILGHFGGIRPARRARVVGAVVGTVAIEALKVVMALLVGYTISKPQYGAFAAPIGVMFVLYLQSVSLYSVAALTAGIAEQDRPADTATDQAPEPEPQPQPEPQPQPEPEPQPEPMALTAITTGPRPTGPPVRHSDPVQPTTVSMVRDDALGTDDLTGLLDRLHRREVSAAELRDAALARARDADAQLNAVTAWIDLDDPALPPVDPDAPFAGLPSLLKDNEDLAGFPTSHGSWATPTSPRPASSPWVAQYLALGLVPLAKTTLPEFGLTASTESSRYGATRNPWDPTRSVGGSSGGSAALVAAGVVPMAHANDGGGSIRIPAACCGLVGLKPSRGRLVDLPELGRLPVHITTQGVVTRTVRDTARYYAEAERLHRDPALPEIGHVEGPGWERLRVGLITEGLRGLPIEPETAAAVADCGRLLESLGHRVEPLELPVDPGFGPDFLRYWTFLSWALENGGDRMLGEGFDGSRVEPFTHGLSRTFRRGALGLPVSLRRLRRLARDHESVYDRVDVLVSPVTGHPAPELGYLGPDVEFRTHLVRLPRFSSFTPLQNVTGSPAVSLPLGRTSTGFPVGVHVAAPFGRERRLLELAYELEAAAPWANGPAG encoded by the coding sequence ATGGAGACCGCGATCCCCCCGCCGATCCCCGGCCGGGTGCTCGACCCGCCGCCGAAGCCGACCCCGGAACCGGTGGCCCGCCTCACGGCGGACGGCGGAGCGGTCGGCACCGGGGTGGGCGTGGGTTACCGGACGTTCCAGCGCTTCTCGCACGCGCAGGTGCCCCTGCTGGCCGCGGGGACCACGTACTACCTGTTCCTGGCGATGTTCTCGATCATCACCTTCGCGTACGGCCTCACCGCCGCCCTCGGCGCCGACCAGATCTCGTCGTACCTCACCGAGGCCCTCGACCAGGCCTTCCCGGGCCTGCTCGGCGACGGAGGGGTCGACCCGACGACGCTGGCCGCGATCGGCCGGTCGACGTCGATCATCGGCGCCGTCGGCCTGCTCTACGGTGGTTCCGGCGGGGCGCTCGCGGCGAAGCGGTCACTGCACCTGATCTACGGAGCACCCAAGGACACCCGGAACTTCCTGCTCGCCCGGGTGATCTCGCTGGGGTGGCTGCTTGCCCTGGGGCCCCTGATCGTGGTGTCGTTCGTGTCCTCGACGCTGCTGACCAACCTGTCGGACACCCTGCTGGAGTTCTTCGACATCCAGTGGGAGGGGCCGGGGTTCCTGCTCACCGCGCTGGCCGTGGCCCTGACCCTGGTCGTCGACTTCGTCATCGTCTACCTGATCCTCGGCCACTTCGGCGGGATCCGCCCCGCGCGGCGAGCCCGGGTCGTCGGAGCGGTGGTCGGCACGGTGGCGATCGAGGCACTCAAGGTGGTCATGGCCCTGCTGGTCGGCTACACCATCAGCAAGCCCCAGTACGGTGCCTTCGCCGCCCCCATCGGGGTGATGTTCGTGCTCTACCTGCAGTCGGTGTCGCTGTACTCGGTCGCCGCGCTGACGGCGGGCATCGCCGAGCAGGACCGCCCGGCTGACACCGCGACCGACCAGGCGCCGGAGCCGGAGCCGCAGCCGCAGCCGGAGCCGCAGCCGCAGCCGGAGCCGGAGCCGCAGCCGGAGCCGATGGCGTTGACCGCGATCACGACCGGTCCCCGCCCCACCGGGCCACCCGTGCGCCACAGTGATCCCGTGCAGCCGACGACCGTGAGCATGGTCCGCGACGACGCCCTGGGAACCGATGACCTGACCGGGCTGCTCGACCGGCTGCATCGCCGTGAGGTGTCCGCGGCGGAGCTGCGGGACGCCGCCCTCGCCCGCGCGCGCGACGCGGACGCGCAGCTCAACGCCGTCACCGCCTGGATCGACCTGGACGACCCGGCGCTGCCGCCGGTCGACCCCGATGCCCCGTTCGCCGGGCTCCCGTCGCTGCTCAAGGACAACGAGGACCTGGCCGGCTTCCCGACGTCGCACGGGTCGTGGGCCACGCCCACCTCCCCGCGGCCGGCGTCGTCGCCCTGGGTCGCCCAGTACCTCGCCCTCGGCCTGGTGCCGTTGGCGAAGACCACGCTGCCGGAGTTCGGCCTGACCGCCAGCACCGAGTCCAGCCGGTACGGCGCCACCCGCAACCCGTGGGACCCCACCAGGTCGGTGGGCGGGTCCAGCGGAGGCTCCGCGGCGCTGGTGGCCGCGGGGGTCGTGCCGATGGCGCACGCCAACGACGGCGGCGGGTCGATCCGCATCCCCGCGGCCTGCTGCGGCCTGGTGGGGCTGAAGCCCTCGCGCGGCCGGCTGGTCGACCTGCCCGAGCTCGGCCGGCTGCCGGTGCACATCACCACCCAGGGGGTGGTGACCCGCACCGTGCGCGACACCGCGCGCTACTACGCCGAGGCCGAACGACTGCACCGGGACCCGGCGCTGCCGGAGATCGGGCACGTCGAGGGCCCGGGGTGGGAGCGACTGCGCGTCGGCCTGATCACCGAGGGGCTGCGCGGGCTGCCGATCGAGCCGGAGACGGCGGCCGCCGTGGCCGACTGCGGGCGGCTGCTGGAGTCCCTCGGCCACCGGGTGGAGCCGCTGGAGCTGCCGGTCGACCCGGGATTCGGCCCGGACTTCCTGCGCTACTGGACGTTCCTGTCCTGGGCGCTGGAGAACGGCGGGGACCGGATGCTCGGCGAGGGGTTCGACGGCAGCAGGGTCGAGCCGTTCACGCACGGCCTGAGCCGGACATTCCGGCGCGGCGCGCTCGGGCTGCCGGTGTCGCTGCGCCGGCTGCGCCGGCTGGCCCGCGACCACGAGTCCGTCTACGACCGCGTCGACGTGCTGGTGTCCCCGGTGACCGGACATCCGGCGCCGGAGCTGGGCTACCTGGGCCCGGACGTGGAGTTCCGCACCCACCTGGTCCGGCTGCCGCGCTTCAGCTCCTTCACCCCGTTGCAGAACGTCACCGGGTCGCCCGCGGTGTCGCTCCCGCTGGGCCGGACGTCGACCGGTTTCCCCGTCGGGGTGCACGTGGCCGCGCCGTTCGGCCGGGAGCGCCGGCTGCTGGAGCTGGCGTACGAGCTGGAGGCGGCGGCGCCGTGGGCCAACGGCCCTGCCGGCTGA
- a CDS encoding DUF6629 family protein produces the protein MGEVAYVCLSPEVDLVASAAIGVVAVDALRHCPSKRALPLALLPAVFAVHTATEVFVWWGIGGDGPVQAYLWVAYVLLPVLVPVAVLLVEPVHWRRNALVLLVAAGSVAALDLGRGLVAGGGTAQLCTAYVRYDVVGSHMLASGLYLLAVCGALLLASNRQLRTWGLLNVAAVGVLLVVSSAGLPSLWCLWAACSSVLIARYLRAEQHAAVDPVRRRTARPTPA, from the coding sequence GTGGGGGAGGTGGCGTACGTGTGCCTGTCGCCCGAGGTCGACCTGGTCGCCTCAGCGGCGATCGGCGTCGTCGCGGTCGACGCGCTGCGGCACTGCCCCTCCAAGCGGGCGCTCCCGCTGGCGCTGCTCCCCGCGGTGTTCGCCGTGCACACGGCCACCGAGGTGTTCGTGTGGTGGGGGATCGGGGGAGACGGACCGGTGCAGGCGTACCTCTGGGTCGCGTACGTCCTGCTCCCGGTGCTCGTCCCCGTCGCGGTGCTGCTCGTGGAGCCGGTGCACTGGCGCCGCAACGCGCTCGTCCTGCTGGTGGCGGCCGGGTCCGTCGCGGCGCTGGACCTGGGCCGGGGGCTGGTCGCCGGTGGTGGGACCGCGCAGCTGTGCACCGCGTACGTACGCTACGACGTCGTCGGCTCGCACATGCTCGCGTCCGGCCTGTACCTGCTCGCCGTCTGCGGGGCGCTCCTGCTCGCAAGCAACCGCCAGCTGCGGACCTGGGGGCTCCTCAACGTCGCCGCCGTCGGCGTGCTGCTCGTGGTCTCCAGCGCGGGGCTGCCGTCGCTGTGGTGCCTGTGGGCGGCGTGCTCCAGCGTGCTGATCGCCCGCTACCTGCGGGCCGAGCAGCACGCGGCCGTCGACCCGGTCAGGAGACGGACTGCACGGCCGACGCCGGCGTGA
- a CDS encoding alpha-L-fucosidase: protein MSDDWSALEGRALPAWFDDAKLGIFLHWGLYSVPGWAARTADIQTMMREGPEKLLRDNPYAAWYANTMRIDGSPTQEYHAQTYGSGFPYPSFAEEFDRQSAGADLDELAELCARGGARYVVLTTKHHEGYCLWPSEQRHPRMGEYHSSRDLVGDMTEAVRRAGMRMGLYYSGGYDWPWNDAVIKSAPDMVLATPEGDYVDYAEAHVRELIHGYEPAVLWNDVCWPAGGNLPGLFEEYYETVPDGVINDRWRQSSRSYVGDAVTRVAGLVAQAAWRLLPDKTRSLTFPTAGHYDFATPEYAQKDSIEAKKWESTRGIGHAFAFNRNEDVSQALTVTELVRTFVDIVSKNGNLLLGIGPRADGTIPEWQQEVVLGLGSWLAVNGEAVFGTRPFDVSSGSTADGTDVRFTRTGESVYAVLLGTPGQKQVRIRGLRAEGLIGAVLLGYGQVPVVEHADSVEVTLPDRLPTAPAHAVRLTPASAVQSVS from the coding sequence GTGAGCGACGACTGGTCTGCCCTGGAGGGCCGGGCGCTGCCGGCCTGGTTCGACGACGCGAAGCTCGGCATCTTCCTGCACTGGGGGCTCTACTCCGTCCCCGGCTGGGCCGCGCGCACCGCGGACATCCAGACGATGATGCGCGAGGGTCCGGAGAAGTTGCTGCGGGACAACCCCTATGCGGCGTGGTACGCGAACACGATGCGCATCGACGGCAGTCCCACGCAGGAATACCACGCGCAGACCTATGGCTCGGGATTCCCGTACCCGTCCTTCGCGGAGGAGTTCGACCGGCAGTCGGCAGGCGCGGACCTGGACGAGCTCGCCGAGCTGTGCGCGCGGGGCGGCGCCCGTTACGTCGTGCTCACCACCAAGCACCACGAGGGCTACTGCCTGTGGCCCTCGGAGCAGCGGCACCCGCGGATGGGCGAGTACCACTCCTCCCGTGACCTGGTCGGGGACATGACCGAGGCGGTCCGGCGGGCCGGGATGCGGATGGGCCTGTACTACTCCGGCGGATATGACTGGCCGTGGAACGACGCGGTCATCAAGTCCGCGCCGGATATGGTGCTGGCCACGCCGGAGGGCGACTACGTCGACTACGCCGAGGCGCACGTGCGCGAGCTGATCCACGGGTACGAGCCCGCCGTGCTGTGGAACGACGTGTGCTGGCCGGCCGGGGGCAACCTGCCCGGCCTGTTCGAGGAGTACTACGAGACCGTCCCCGACGGGGTCATCAACGACCGGTGGCGGCAGTCGAGCCGGTCGTACGTGGGCGACGCGGTGACCCGGGTCGCGGGGCTGGTCGCGCAGGCGGCGTGGCGGCTGCTGCCGGACAAGACCCGCTCGCTCACGTTCCCGACCGCGGGGCACTACGACTTCGCCACCCCCGAGTACGCGCAGAAGGACAGCATCGAGGCGAAGAAGTGGGAGTCCACGCGCGGCATCGGCCACGCGTTCGCGTTCAACCGCAACGAGGACGTCAGCCAGGCGCTGACCGTCACCGAGCTGGTGCGCACCTTCGTCGACATCGTGAGCAAGAACGGCAACCTGCTGCTCGGGATCGGGCCGCGCGCCGACGGCACCATCCCCGAATGGCAGCAGGAGGTGGTCCTCGGCCTGGGCTCCTGGCTCGCCGTCAACGGGGAGGCGGTGTTCGGCACCCGGCCGTTCGACGTGTCCAGCGGCAGCACCGCGGACGGGACGGACGTCCGCTTCACCCGGACCGGCGAGTCGGTGTACGCGGTCCTGCTGGGCACGCCGGGCCAGAAGCAGGTCCGCATCAGGGGACTGCGGGCGGAGGGCCTGATCGGCGCCGTGCTGCTCGGCTACGGACAGGTCCCGGTCGTCGAGCACGCGGACTCCGTGGAGGTCACGCTGCCCGACCGGCTGCCGACCGCGCCCGCGCACGCGGTCCGGCTCACGCCGGCGTCGGCCGTGCAGTCCGTCTCCTGA
- a CDS encoding MFS transporter, which yields MGTRLHRAWLVAGVTFLVLLASAAFRSSVGLMLVPLEEEFGWSRSATSLAVSLNLVLYGVTAPFAAALMERFGIRRIVVLALGLMAVGSGLTVLMTSQWQLQVLWGLCLGLGTGATALVLGALVAGRWFTRRRGLVVGWLGAAWATGQLVFLPLIAWTIEMHGWRSASLGIALACLALVPLVALVLADRPADVGLRPYGATGELSTDETRRNTTGSGWSAARSALTVLREAAGSRAFWLLAGTFFVCGWTTNGIVSSHFVPTTHDHGMAATTAAGLLAVVGVFDIAGTLGSGWLSDRFDPRILLAAYYALRGVALLSLPLILGPQVEPPLLVVMMLFGLDWVATVPPTVVLCQRIFGTERGPIVFGWVFASHMVGAAVAAAVTGALRQAQGDYATSWFLAAALALAASLASLAIPAARGRIHQPTPA from the coding sequence ATGGGGACCCGCCTCCACCGCGCCTGGCTGGTCGCCGGCGTCACGTTCCTGGTCCTGCTCGCGTCGGCGGCGTTCCGCTCGTCGGTGGGGCTGATGCTGGTCCCGCTCGAGGAGGAGTTCGGCTGGTCCCGCTCGGCCACGTCGCTGGCCGTGTCGCTGAACCTGGTGCTGTACGGCGTGACCGCGCCGTTCGCCGCGGCGCTGATGGAGCGTTTCGGCATCCGCCGGATCGTCGTCCTCGCCCTGGGGCTGATGGCGGTCGGCAGCGGGCTCACCGTGCTCATGACGTCGCAGTGGCAGCTGCAGGTGCTGTGGGGCCTGTGCCTGGGCCTCGGGACCGGCGCCACGGCCCTGGTCCTCGGCGCACTGGTCGCGGGCCGCTGGTTCACCCGCCGGCGCGGGCTCGTGGTCGGCTGGCTCGGGGCCGCCTGGGCGACCGGTCAGCTGGTGTTCCTCCCGCTGATCGCCTGGACCATCGAGATGCACGGCTGGCGGTCCGCGTCGCTCGGCATCGCGCTGGCCTGCCTGGCGCTGGTCCCGCTGGTGGCGCTGGTGCTCGCCGACCGGCCCGCGGACGTGGGGCTGCGCCCGTACGGGGCGACGGGCGAGCTCAGCACCGACGAGACGCGCCGCAACACCACAGGGAGCGGGTGGTCCGCCGCGCGGTCGGCGCTGACCGTCCTGCGCGAGGCGGCCGGCAGCCGGGCGTTCTGGCTGCTGGCCGGCACCTTCTTCGTGTGCGGCTGGACCACCAACGGCATCGTCTCGTCGCACTTCGTCCCGACGACGCACGACCACGGCATGGCGGCGACCACCGCGGCGGGACTGCTCGCCGTCGTCGGCGTGTTCGACATCGCCGGGACCCTCGGGTCCGGCTGGCTGTCCGACCGGTTCGACCCGCGGATCCTGCTCGCCGCGTACTACGCGCTGCGCGGCGTGGCGCTGCTCTCGCTGCCGCTCATCCTCGGCCCGCAGGTGGAGCCCCCGCTGCTGGTGGTGATGATGCTGTTCGGCCTGGACTGGGTGGCCACGGTGCCGCCGACGGTGGTGCTGTGCCAGCGCATCTTCGGCACCGAGCGCGGCCCGATCGTGTTCGGCTGGGTGTTCGCGTCGCACATGGTCGGCGCGGCGGTCGCCGCGGCCGTCACGGGGGCACTGCGCCAGGCGCAGGGCGACTACGCCACCTCGTGGTTCCTCGCCGCCGCGCTGGCGCTCGCGGCGTCGCTGGCCTCCCTGGCCATCCCGGCCGCCCGGGGTCGGATCCACCAGCCGACGCCGGCCTGA
- a CDS encoding VOC family protein, with amino-acid sequence MAKIVHFELPIDDPVRATAFYRDVLGWEVAQFGEAPYWLVTGGDPQAPGANGALVLHNETQAAPVLIAGVDDIDAALDRAVALGAALVQAKLPVPGVGWSAYVRDPEGNTLGLFQDDPAAAYPDAGPA; translated from the coding sequence ATGGCGAAGATCGTGCACTTCGAGCTCCCCATCGACGACCCGGTGCGGGCCACCGCGTTCTACCGCGACGTCCTCGGGTGGGAGGTCGCGCAGTTCGGCGAGGCCCCGTACTGGCTGGTGACCGGCGGCGACCCGCAGGCACCGGGCGCCAACGGCGCGCTGGTGCTGCACAACGAGACCCAGGCCGCGCCCGTCCTGATCGCCGGGGTCGACGACATCGACGCGGCCCTGGACCGGGCCGTCGCGCTCGGGGCCGCGCTGGTGCAGGCGAAGCTGCCGGTGCCCGGCGTGGGCTGGTCGGCCTACGTCCGGGACCCCGAGGGCAACACCCTCGGGCTGTTCCAGGACGACCCGGCCGCTGCCTACCCGGACGCGGGGCCGGCGTGA
- a CDS encoding hydroxymethylglutaryl-CoA reductase: MSEPTRRPVPRDRTADHTDELAARRREFVREETGADLHHVGSYSLDPATLPGNIENFTGVAQVPIGLAGPLRIHGQHAQGDFYVPLATTEGTLVASYNRGMRLLSEAGGVRATVVDDRMQRAPVFVFDDALQAAEFGAWVVEHHDDIAAAAQATTSIGRLLEIEQYAVGPLRYLRFDYTTGDAAGQNMVGRATWAACEWIRAHHPDAPRYLLSGAIDTDKKHSEINVLRTRGKRVVAEATLPADLLRSIMGVDPTTLFWGRQISQTGNFLVKSANNGAHAANGLAALFIATGQDVANVAESHAGIVYTQLLPDGSYYWSITLPALIVATVGGGTGLATQQECLRMLGCDGPGKAHKLAEIAAAVVLAGEVSLSSAVLAGDWVDAHERLGRNRLDPDG, translated from the coding sequence ATGAGCGAGCCGACCCGCCGCCCCGTCCCGCGCGACCGGACCGCCGACCACACCGACGAGCTGGCGGCGCGGCGGCGCGAGTTCGTGCGGGAGGAGACCGGGGCCGACCTGCACCATGTCGGGTCGTACTCCCTGGACCCGGCCACGCTGCCGGGCAACATCGAGAACTTCACCGGCGTCGCCCAGGTGCCGATCGGCCTGGCCGGGCCGTTGCGCATCCACGGCCAGCACGCGCAGGGGGACTTCTACGTCCCGCTCGCCACCACCGAGGGGACGCTGGTCGCGTCCTACAACCGCGGCATGCGGCTTCTCAGCGAGGCCGGAGGGGTGCGGGCCACGGTCGTCGACGACCGGATGCAGCGGGCGCCGGTGTTCGTGTTCGACGACGCCCTGCAGGCCGCGGAGTTCGGCGCCTGGGTGGTCGAGCACCACGACGACATCGCCGCCGCGGCGCAGGCGACGACCAGCATCGGCCGGCTGCTCGAGATCGAGCAGTACGCCGTCGGGCCGCTGCGCTACCTCCGCTTCGACTACACCACCGGTGACGCGGCCGGGCAGAACATGGTCGGGCGCGCGACCTGGGCGGCCTGCGAGTGGATCCGGGCCCACCACCCCGACGCGCCGCGCTACCTGCTGTCCGGCGCGATCGACACGGACAAGAAGCACTCCGAGATCAACGTGCTGCGGACGCGGGGGAAGCGAGTCGTGGCCGAGGCGACCCTGCCCGCGGACCTGCTGCGCAGCATCATGGGCGTGGACCCGACCACGTTGTTCTGGGGCCGTCAGATCAGCCAGACCGGCAACTTCCTGGTGAAGTCGGCCAACAACGGCGCGCACGCGGCGAACGGGCTGGCCGCGCTGTTCATCGCCACCGGGCAGGACGTCGCCAATGTGGCCGAGAGCCACGCCGGCATCGTCTACACCCAGCTGCTTCCCGACGGCTCCTACTACTGGTCGATCACGCTGCCCGCGCTCATCGTCGCCACGGTGGGCGGCGGCACCGGGCTGGCCACCCAGCAGGAGTGCCTGCGGATGCTCGGGTGCGACGGCCCGGGCAAGGCGCACAAGCTGGCCGAGATCGCGGCGGCGGTGGTCCTGGCCGGCGAGGTGTCGTTGAGCAGCGCCGTGCTGGCCGGGGACTGGGTGGACGCGCACGAGCGGCTGGGACGCAACCGCCTCGACCCCGACGGGTAG
- a CDS encoding patatin-like phospholipase family protein has protein sequence MGTTQGPVGGGAGGPRVGLVLGSGGLAGTAFHAGVITALHREWGWDARTAEVLVGTSAGSTSASLLRAGLPPADFLPRMTGEPLSAEGARIMAGMPPALVAPARASAGGSRWAPASPGLLARAARRPWTVRPGAWVSALLPEGRVGTEDMRVGFAGVFEDSWPDEALWICAVRLDDGARVVFGRDDVPATVGEAVASSCAIPGYFAPVVVDGHRYVDGGVHSFCNADVVSGLGLDAVVISAPMSTSDLVHASRDHVWRSVARAQLAAEVRRILRSGTPVLVLHPAASARARMSGGTMDAGRRPDIARETVETVTAELRAAHGPVRDLLSAAR, from the coding sequence GTGGGGACAACGCAGGGGCCGGTCGGGGGCGGAGCCGGGGGGCCGCGGGTCGGCCTGGTGCTCGGCAGCGGCGGCCTTGCGGGGACGGCGTTCCACGCCGGGGTGATCACCGCGCTGCACCGGGAGTGGGGCTGGGACGCGCGCACCGCCGAGGTCCTGGTCGGGACCTCGGCCGGGTCCACCTCCGCGTCGCTGCTTCGTGCCGGCCTGCCGCCCGCGGACTTCCTGCCCCGGATGACGGGGGAGCCGCTGTCGGCCGAGGGTGCCCGGATCATGGCGGGGATGCCGCCGGCGCTGGTGGCCCCGGCCCGGGCCTCCGCCGGCGGGTCGCGCTGGGCGCCGGCCTCGCCCGGCCTGCTGGCCCGCGCCGCCCGCCGCCCGTGGACCGTGCGCCCGGGCGCGTGGGTGTCCGCGCTGCTGCCCGAGGGGCGGGTGGGCACCGAGGACATGCGGGTCGGCTTCGCGGGCGTCTTCGAGGACTCGTGGCCGGACGAGGCGCTGTGGATCTGCGCGGTGCGCCTCGACGACGGCGCCCGGGTGGTGTTCGGTCGCGACGACGTGCCCGCCACCGTCGGGGAGGCCGTCGCGTCGTCGTGCGCCATCCCCGGCTACTTCGCTCCCGTGGTCGTGGACGGCCACCGCTACGTCGACGGCGGGGTGCACTCGTTCTGCAACGCCGACGTGGTGTCCGGGCTCGGCCTGGACGCCGTGGTGATCAGCGCGCCGATGTCGACCAGCGACCTGGTGCACGCCAGCCGCGATCACGTGTGGCGCTCGGTGGCGCGCGCCCAGCTCGCCGCGGAGGTCCGCCGGATCTTGCGGTCCGGCACCCCGGTCCTGGTGCTCCACCCCGCGGCGTCGGCCCGGGCGCGAATGAGCGGGGGCACGATGGACGCCGGACGCCGGCCGGACATCGCGCGGGAGACGGTGGAGACCGTCACCGCGGAGCTGCGTGCGGCGCACGGCCCGGTGCGTGACCTGCTCAGCGCGGCGCGCTGA
- a CDS encoding DUF6394 family protein encodes MNLEKVIFGFFVLLAATLNFGFFIGDIDRVELHNPYELFAAVAVNLIATVLKFGDRTQMGAVHLATSLVADLQLIAASVVWVYSSNVSPGGLDAESMAAVVSLSGGALFANIVSVILLVTETVSYRRR; translated from the coding sequence GTGAACCTGGAGAAGGTCATCTTCGGCTTCTTCGTCCTGCTCGCCGCGACCCTCAACTTCGGCTTCTTCATCGGCGACATCGACCGGGTGGAGCTGCACAACCCCTACGAGCTGTTCGCCGCGGTCGCGGTCAACCTGATCGCGACCGTGCTGAAGTTCGGCGACCGCACGCAGATGGGCGCGGTGCACCTGGCGACCAGCCTGGTCGCCGACCTGCAGCTCATCGCCGCCTCGGTGGTGTGGGTCTACTCGTCCAACGTGTCCCCCGGTGGCCTGGACGCGGAGTCCATGGCCGCGGTCGTGTCGCTGTCCGGCGGGGCGCTGTTCGCCAACATCGTCTCGGTGATCCTGCTGGTGACCGAGACGGTGTCCTACCGGCGCCGCTGA